In a genomic window of Streptomyces noursei ATCC 11455:
- a CDS encoding glutamate racemase, whose product MKIALMDSGTGLLPAAAAVRRLRPDADLVLSTDPDGLPWGPRTPDDVTAHALAVARAAAALRPDALIVACNTASVHALPALRAALEPAIPVIGTVPAIKPAAAGGGPVAIWATPATTGSPYQQDLIARFAQGVEVTGVPCPGLADAVEQADDAAIDAAVAAAAQLTPRDIRAVVLGCTHYELVAERIRAALQQPGTPPLVLHGSAEAVAAQALRRIGAEPATAAAPTGTLDVLLSGRPGTLPDEVLAYEEGRLLTGAVPAAPRTV is encoded by the coding sequence GTGAAGATCGCGCTGATGGACTCCGGAACCGGCCTGCTCCCGGCGGCCGCCGCCGTGCGGCGCCTGCGGCCCGACGCGGACCTGGTGCTCTCCACCGACCCCGACGGCCTGCCCTGGGGTCCGCGCACCCCCGACGACGTCACCGCGCACGCCCTGGCCGTGGCCCGGGCCGCCGCCGCGCTCCGCCCGGACGCGCTGATCGTCGCCTGCAACACCGCCTCCGTGCACGCGCTGCCCGCGCTCCGCGCCGCGCTGGAGCCGGCCATCCCGGTCATCGGCACCGTCCCGGCGATCAAGCCCGCCGCGGCCGGCGGCGGCCCGGTCGCCATCTGGGCCACCCCGGCCACCACCGGCAGCCCCTACCAGCAGGACCTGATCGCCCGCTTCGCCCAGGGCGTCGAGGTCACCGGAGTGCCCTGCCCGGGCCTCGCCGACGCCGTCGAGCAGGCCGACGACGCCGCGATCGACGCCGCGGTGGCCGCCGCCGCGCAGCTCACCCCGCGCGACATCCGGGCCGTCGTCCTGGGCTGCACCCACTACGAGCTGGTCGCCGAGCGCATCCGGGCCGCCCTCCAGCAGCCCGGCACCCCGCCCCTGGTCCTGCACGGCTCCGCCGAGGCGGTGGCCGCCCAGGCACTCCGCCGGATCGGCGCCGAGCCGGCCACCGCGGCCGCCCCCACCGGCACCCTCGACGTGCTCCTCAGCGGCCGTCCGGGCACCCTGCCCGACGAGGTCCTGGCCTACGAGGAGGGCCGGCTGCTCACCGGCGCCGTCCCGGCCGCCCCGCGCACCGTCTGA
- a CDS encoding phosphoribosyltransferase: MLFTDRADAGRRLAEALRHVAKENPVVLGLPRGGVPVAYQVAQALDAPLDVIVVRKLGVPYQRELGFGAIGEGGVRVLSQDIIRRGRVGPGDVDAVQRTEEAELARQAERFRAGRPRRALDGRTVIVIDDGIATGATAEAACQVVRAQGAARVVLAVPVAPPDAAERLRTAADEFVCLSTPYAFSAVGEWYQDFSQTSDDEVVSLLSQAAAGTAPLAGAAGGRRARTAHRAGDWEEVRVEAGPVVLTGDLTLPVPGGPVVMFAHGSGSSRHSPRNRAVATALNRAGLGTLLFDLLTPAEESDRANVFDIDTLARRLADATRWLRARESVPIGYFGASTGAAAALRAAAYPDAGIAAVVSRGGRPDLAGRSLLSSVEAPTLLIVGGADTLVLDLNRQAQSVLTCENKLEIVPGATHLFEERGALDKVSTLARDWFTRHFHLLPA, translated from the coding sequence GTGCTGTTCACTGACCGCGCGGACGCCGGACGGCGGCTGGCCGAGGCGCTGCGCCATGTGGCGAAGGAAAATCCCGTCGTCCTGGGCCTGCCGCGGGGCGGAGTCCCGGTGGCGTATCAAGTGGCCCAGGCCCTCGACGCGCCCCTCGATGTGATCGTGGTCCGCAAGCTCGGCGTCCCGTACCAGCGGGAGCTGGGGTTCGGCGCGATCGGCGAGGGCGGCGTGCGCGTACTGAGCCAGGACATCATCCGCCGGGGCCGGGTCGGCCCCGGGGACGTCGACGCGGTGCAGCGCACCGAGGAGGCGGAACTGGCGCGCCAGGCCGAGCGGTTCCGGGCCGGCCGGCCGCGGCGCGCGCTCGACGGCCGGACCGTGATCGTGATCGACGACGGCATCGCGACCGGGGCGACGGCGGAGGCCGCCTGCCAGGTGGTCCGCGCCCAGGGCGCGGCCCGGGTGGTGCTGGCGGTGCCGGTGGCCCCGCCGGACGCCGCCGAGCGCCTGCGCACCGCCGCCGACGAGTTCGTCTGCCTGTCCACCCCCTACGCGTTCTCCGCGGTCGGCGAGTGGTACCAGGACTTCTCCCAGACCTCGGACGACGAGGTGGTCTCCCTGCTCTCCCAGGCCGCCGCCGGCACGGCTCCCCTGGCCGGTGCGGCGGGCGGCAGGCGGGCCAGGACGGCGCACCGCGCCGGTGACTGGGAGGAGGTGCGGGTCGAGGCCGGGCCGGTCGTGCTGACCGGGGACCTCACCCTGCCGGTGCCGGGCGGACCGGTCGTGATGTTCGCGCACGGCTCCGGCAGCAGCCGGCACAGCCCGCGCAACCGCGCGGTGGCCACCGCGCTGAACCGCGCGGGTCTGGGCACCCTCCTGTTCGACCTGCTGACCCCCGCCGAGGAGTCCGACCGGGCCAACGTCTTCGACATCGACACGCTGGCCCGGCGCCTGGCCGACGCCACCCGCTGGCTGCGGGCCCGGGAGTCCGTCCCGATCGGCTACTTCGGCGCGAGCACCGGCGCCGCGGCCGCTCTGCGGGCCGCCGCCTACCCCGACGCGGGCATCGCCGCCGTGGTCTCCCGCGGCGGCCGGCCCGACCTCGCGGGCCGCTCGCTGCTCTCCTCCGTGGAGGCCCCGACGCTGCTGATCGTCGGCGGCGCCGACACCCTGGTACTGGATCTCAACCGTCAGGCACAGTCCGTGCTGACCTGCGAGAACAAGCTCGAAATCGTCCCCGGCGCGACCCATCTCTTCGAGGAGCGGGGCGCCCTGGACAAGGTGTCCACGCTGGCCCGCGACTGGTTCACCCGCCACTTCCACCTGCTCCCGGCGTAG
- a CDS encoding ATP-dependent DNA ligase, whose translation MLLAALARVSAEVAATSARSRKTALLAELFSAADPVDAPLVIPYLAGRLPQGRIGVGWSALRDPPPPADRPTLTVRDVDAALTALAGVAGPGAQAERRRLVGGLLAAATDQEQRFLHGLLTGEVRQGALDALAVEGLAAATGAPPDAVRRAVMLAGSLPDVARALLSDGPPALAGFRLTVGRPVGPMLARTAASVAEAIDRLGRCAVEEKLDGIRVQVHRDGSRVRIHTRTLDEVTDRLPEVTALVRELPAERLVLDGEVIALGADGRPVPFQRVAGRFGSRTDVAAARAALPLTPVFFDLLALGDRALLDLPGDRRHAELAALVPESTRVRRCVVEDPDDPGARAAAEDFFDRTLRRGHEGVVVKALDAPYSAGRRGAAWLKVKPVHTLDLVVLAAEWGHGRRTGRLSNLHLGARAADGGFVMLGKTFKGLTDATLGWQTERLGRLAVADDGHVVTVRPELVVEIAYDGLQTSPRYPAGVTLRFARVVRYREDKTAAEADTLDTVLAAHG comes from the coding sequence ATGTTGCTCGCCGCTCTCGCCCGGGTGTCGGCGGAGGTCGCCGCCACCTCGGCCCGGTCGCGGAAGACCGCGCTGCTGGCCGAGCTGTTCTCGGCCGCGGACCCGGTGGACGCCCCGCTGGTCATCCCCTACCTGGCCGGGCGGCTGCCGCAGGGCCGGATCGGCGTCGGCTGGAGCGCGCTGCGCGACCCGCCGCCGCCCGCCGACCGGCCCACCCTCACCGTCCGCGACGTGGACGCCGCGCTGACCGCGCTGGCCGGGGTCGCCGGCCCCGGCGCCCAGGCCGAGCGGCGGCGGCTGGTCGGCGGCCTGCTCGCCGCCGCCACCGACCAGGAGCAGCGGTTCCTGCACGGGCTGCTGACCGGCGAGGTCCGGCAGGGCGCGCTGGACGCGCTCGCCGTCGAAGGGCTCGCCGCCGCCACCGGCGCGCCCCCGGACGCGGTGCGGCGCGCCGTGATGCTCGCCGGCTCACTGCCCGACGTGGCCCGGGCCCTGCTCTCCGACGGCCCGCCGGCGCTGGCCGGATTCCGGCTCACCGTCGGCCGGCCGGTCGGGCCGATGCTCGCGCGGACCGCCGCCTCCGTGGCCGAGGCGATCGACCGGCTCGGCCGCTGCGCGGTGGAGGAGAAGCTCGACGGCATCCGGGTGCAGGTGCACCGGGACGGCTCGCGCGTGCGCATCCACACCCGCACCCTGGACGAGGTCACCGACCGGCTGCCCGAGGTCACCGCCCTGGTCCGGGAGTTGCCCGCCGAGCGCCTCGTCCTCGACGGCGAGGTGATCGCGCTGGGCGCGGACGGGCGCCCGGTGCCGTTCCAGCGGGTCGCCGGCCGGTTCGGCTCCCGGACGGACGTCGCCGCGGCCCGCGCCGCCCTCCCGCTGACCCCGGTCTTCTTCGACCTCCTCGCGCTCGGCGACCGCGCGCTGCTGGACCTCCCCGGCGACCGTCGGCACGCCGAACTCGCCGCCCTGGTACCGGAGTCGACCCGGGTGCGGCGCTGCGTCGTCGAGGACCCGGACGACCCCGGAGCGCGCGCGGCCGCCGAGGACTTCTTCGACCGCACCCTGCGCCGCGGCCACGAGGGCGTCGTGGTCAAGGCCCTCGACGCGCCCTACAGCGCCGGCCGCCGGGGCGCCGCCTGGCTGAAGGTGAAGCCCGTGCACACCCTGGACCTGGTGGTCCTGGCGGCGGAGTGGGGCCACGGCCGCCGCACCGGCAGGCTCTCCAACCTGCACCTCGGGGCGCGGGCCGCGGACGGCGGCTTCGTCATGCTCGGCAAGACCTTCAAGGGGCTCACCGACGCCACCCTCGGCTGGCAGACCGAGCGGCTCGGGCGACTGGCGGTGGCGGACGACGGCCACGTGGTGACGGTCCGTCCGGAACTCGTCGTGGAGATCGCCTACGACGGGCTCCAGACCTCGCCCCGCTACCCGGCCGGCGTCACCCTGCGGTTCGCCCGCGTGGTGCGCTACCGCGAGGACAAGACGGCCGCGGAGGCCGACACCCTCGACACCGTGCTCGCCGCGCACGGATGA
- a CDS encoding baeRF3 domain-containing protein has translation MHAALSPAELAKLRRQRPYPAVSVLMPTHRREPDNAQDPVLLRNMLAEAKERLQADPDVSRERRIDVIEQLDKAASEVDLTHAEEGMVLFAAPGEHQVWSLGRTVPARVVLSDTFLTRNLVAAHAAEHPFWVLAVSADHVSLWSGALDRLTEVRRGAFPLTRSLVDPDPEDQLQVGEVPSTFRDEHTRKFLREADIALATVLKADPRPLYVVGKAAALSLLDDVGTVMRGGAGTKLPVTPVPQAGLATGPPESLWQAVRPYAEKRAEAEVADVLAELDRARGRRTFAAGLDEIRQNAETGRVALLAVEENYRETVRDTGGHLMPAERGERDAVDDIVDSIVERSLDTGAEVRFVPDGALAEVGGIAGTLRY, from the coding sequence ATGCATGCTGCGCTCAGCCCTGCTGAACTCGCCAAGCTTCGCCGGCAGCGGCCCTACCCCGCCGTGTCGGTGCTGATGCCCACGCATCGCCGTGAGCCGGACAACGCACAGGACCCGGTCCTGCTGCGGAACATGCTCGCCGAGGCCAAGGAGCGGCTGCAGGCCGATCCGGACGTCTCCAGGGAGCGACGGATCGACGTCATCGAGCAGTTGGACAAGGCGGCGTCGGAGGTCGATCTGACCCATGCCGAGGAGGGCATGGTCCTCTTCGCGGCGCCGGGGGAGCACCAGGTGTGGTCGCTGGGCCGCACCGTCCCGGCCCGGGTGGTGCTCTCGGACACCTTCCTCACCCGCAACCTCGTCGCCGCGCACGCCGCCGAGCACCCCTTCTGGGTGCTGGCGGTCTCCGCCGACCACGTCAGCCTGTGGAGCGGCGCGCTGGACCGCCTCACCGAGGTGCGGCGCGGCGCCTTCCCGCTCACCCGCAGCCTGGTCGATCCCGACCCCGAGGACCAGTTGCAGGTGGGTGAGGTGCCCAGCACCTTCCGTGACGAGCACACCCGCAAGTTCCTGCGCGAGGCGGACATCGCGCTGGCCACCGTGCTCAAGGCCGACCCCCGGCCGCTGTACGTGGTCGGCAAGGCGGCGGCGCTCTCCCTCCTCGACGACGTGGGGACGGTCATGCGCGGCGGCGCCGGCACCAAGCTCCCGGTGACGCCGGTGCCGCAGGCCGGGCTGGCCACCGGGCCGCCCGAGTCCCTCTGGCAGGCCGTCCGGCCGTACGCGGAGAAGCGCGCGGAGGCCGAAGTCGCCGATGTGCTGGCCGAACTGGACCGGGCGCGCGGTCGGCGGACCTTCGCGGCCGGGCTGGACGAGATCCGGCAGAACGCGGAGACCGGGCGGGTCGCCCTGCTGGCCGTGGAGGAGAACTACCGGGAGACGGTACGGGACACCGGCGGCCATCTGATGCCGGCCGAGCGCGGTGAACGGGACGCCGTCGACGACATCGTGGACTCGATCGTGGAGCGGTCCCTGGACACCGGCGCGGAGGTGCGGTTCGTACCGGACGGCGCGCTCGCCGAAGTGGGCGGGATCGCGGGGACGCTCCGGTACTAG
- a CDS encoding carbohydrate ABC transporter permease: protein MRTPVAERAKGWARRAPLLPALVFLIVVTQLPFVATVVISFMRWNALAPDHRGFAALDNYRAVVTDPALRSSVGTTVLLTASVVLVSLGLGLGLALLLDRSFRGRGIVRTLLITPFLVVPVAAALLWKHALYNASYGLFNGALTWLWQLFGAGDPPQPDWMTDSPLLSVELSLIWQWTPFMMLILLAGLQSRPADAVEAARMDGAGAFDVFRHLTLPHLRRYLELAALLGTVYIVQNFDAVFTLTSGGLGTANLPYTIYQTFYQAHDYGRASAQGVVVVLCSLLVANFALRTVSSLLREEITR, encoded by the coding sequence ATGCGTACACCGGTCGCTGAGCGGGCCAAGGGCTGGGCCCGGCGCGCCCCGCTGCTGCCCGCCCTGGTCTTCCTGATCGTGGTCACCCAACTCCCGTTCGTGGCAACGGTGGTGATCTCGTTCATGCGCTGGAACGCGCTGGCCCCCGACCACCGCGGGTTCGCCGCCCTCGACAACTACCGGGCGGTGGTCACCGATCCGGCACTGCGGTCGTCGGTGGGCACGACGGTGCTGCTGACGGCGTCGGTGGTGCTGGTCAGCCTGGGGCTGGGGCTGGGGCTGGCACTGCTGCTGGACCGGAGCTTCCGCGGCCGGGGCATCGTCCGCACCCTGCTGATCACCCCGTTCCTCGTGGTGCCGGTGGCCGCCGCGCTGCTGTGGAAGCACGCGCTCTACAACGCCTCGTACGGGCTGTTCAACGGGGCGCTGACGTGGCTGTGGCAGCTGTTCGGCGCCGGCGACCCGCCGCAGCCGGACTGGATGACCGACTCCCCGCTGCTGTCCGTGGAGCTGTCGCTGATCTGGCAGTGGACGCCGTTCATGATGCTGATCCTGCTGGCGGGGTTGCAGAGCCGACCGGCGGACGCGGTGGAGGCGGCCCGGATGGACGGGGCCGGCGCCTTCGACGTCTTCCGCCACCTCACCCTGCCGCACCTGCGGCGCTACCTCGAACTGGCGGCGCTGCTGGGGACGGTGTACATCGTGCAGAACTTCGACGCGGTGTTCACCCTCACCTCCGGCGGGCTGGGCACCGCCAACCTGCCGTACACCATCTACCAGACCTTCTACCAGGCCCACGACTACGGCCGGGCGTCCGCGCAGGGCGTCGTGGTGGTGCTGTGCTCACTGCTGGTGGCGAACTTCGCCCTGCGCACCGTGTCGTCCCTGCTGCGCGAGGAGATCACCCGATGA
- a CDS encoding 4-hydroxybenzoate 3-monooxygenase yields MSSPAPRPAAPPVSRASVVIVGAGPAGLTVANVLRAAGVDCVVLEAESREFIERRPRAGFVEEWAVRALARHGLAERLLERAHTQGEFEFRFDGGRHPVRTARLSGRRHFVYPQPLLVGDLLAAYADRAGGAVHFGVRDVRLHDIDGPHPAVSFGDPVTGARHRIACDHIVGADGARGVSRAAIPEGRARITRHDHGVAWLAVLAEAPPSADGVVFGIHPRGFGAHMARSAHVTRYYLEVPAGDGVADWPDERVWAELHLRLAADGARPLREGPLSEKTVLAMHNYVVEPMTHGRLHLAGDAAHLLAPIAAKGMNLAINDALLLGEALIAHYKGDDRGLAGYSAASLRRVWQYLEFSQWLSEVLHGASSGDRFRAGTATARLRRLLGSEAAAKAFAGLYLGEEADL; encoded by the coding sequence GTGTCCTCGCCCGCACCACGTCCCGCCGCCCCGCCCGTCTCCCGTGCCTCCGTCGTCATCGTCGGGGCCGGGCCCGCCGGGCTCACCGTGGCCAACGTGCTGCGGGCCGCCGGTGTCGACTGCGTCGTACTGGAGGCGGAGAGCCGGGAGTTCATCGAGCGGCGGCCGCGCGCCGGGTTCGTCGAGGAGTGGGCGGTGCGCGCGCTGGCCCGGCACGGGCTCGCCGAGCGGCTGCTCGAACGGGCCCATACCCAGGGGGAGTTCGAGTTCCGCTTCGACGGCGGTCGGCACCCGGTGCGCACCGCCCGGCTGTCGGGGCGGCGGCATTTCGTCTATCCGCAGCCGCTGTTGGTCGGCGATCTGCTCGCCGCCTACGCGGACCGGGCCGGCGGCGCGGTGCACTTCGGGGTGCGCGACGTACGGCTGCACGACATCGACGGGCCGCACCCCGCGGTCTCGTTCGGCGATCCGGTCACCGGCGCACGGCACCGGATCGCCTGTGACCACATCGTCGGCGCCGACGGGGCGCGCGGGGTGAGCCGGGCGGCGATACCCGAGGGGCGGGCGCGGATCACCCGTCACGACCACGGGGTCGCCTGGCTCGCGGTGCTGGCCGAGGCGCCGCCCTCAGCGGACGGCGTGGTCTTCGGCATCCACCCGCGGGGATTCGGCGCGCACATGGCGCGCAGCGCGCACGTCACCCGCTACTACCTGGAGGTCCCGGCCGGGGACGGGGTCGCGGACTGGCCGGACGAGCGGGTGTGGGCGGAACTGCACCTCCGGCTGGCCGCCGACGGCGCCCGGCCGCTGCGCGAGGGGCCGTTGAGCGAGAAGACCGTGCTGGCGATGCACAACTACGTGGTGGAGCCGATGACCCACGGTCGGCTGCACCTGGCCGGGGACGCGGCGCACCTGCTGGCGCCGATCGCGGCCAAGGGCATGAACCTCGCGATCAACGACGCCCTGTTGCTCGGTGAGGCGCTGATCGCCCACTACAAGGGCGACGACCGCGGGCTGGCCGGCTACTCGGCCGCGAGCCTGCGGCGGGTCTGGCAGTACCTGGAGTTCTCGCAGTGGCTCTCCGAGGTGCTGCACGGCGCCTCGTCGGGCGATCGGTTCCGCGCCGGGACGGCCACGGCCCGGCTGCGGCGGCTGCTCGGTTCGGAGGCCGCGGCCAAGGCGTTCGCCGGGCTCTACCTCGGTGAGGAGGCGGACCTCTAG
- a CDS encoding carbohydrate ABC transporter permease produces MTRGDRRGGRRVRGAALGLVAWLCGIAFFLPVAWMVLTSFHRETDAATDPPSLAAPLTLHGYREFFGVGGAGVSPWPPLLNSLTASVASTLLVLVLAVPAAYALSLRPVRSWRDVLFFFLSTKMLPLVAGLLPIYLVAQNTRMLDDIWLLVILYTSMNLPIAVWMMRSFLAEVPVEILEAASIDGAGLPTTLVRIVAPVALPGIAATALISFIFSWNELLFARVLTGIVAGTSPVFLTGLVTSQGLFLAKVCAAATVVSLPVLVAGFAAQDKLVQGLSLGAVK; encoded by the coding sequence ATGACGCGAGGAGACCGCAGGGGCGGACGGCGGGTGCGCGGGGCGGCGTTGGGCCTGGTGGCCTGGCTGTGCGGGATCGCCTTCTTCCTGCCGGTGGCATGGATGGTGCTGACCTCCTTCCACCGCGAGACGGACGCCGCGACCGATCCGCCGAGCCTCGCCGCGCCGCTCACCCTGCACGGCTACCGGGAGTTCTTCGGCGTCGGCGGCGCCGGCGTGAGCCCCTGGCCGCCGCTGCTCAACTCCCTGACCGCGTCGGTGGCCTCGACGCTGCTGGTGCTGGTGCTGGCGGTGCCGGCGGCGTACGCGCTCTCCCTCCGGCCGGTGCGCTCATGGCGCGATGTGCTGTTCTTCTTCCTCTCCACGAAGATGCTGCCGCTGGTGGCGGGACTGCTGCCGATCTACCTGGTCGCCCAGAACACCCGGATGCTGGACGACATCTGGCTGCTGGTCATCCTCTACACCTCGATGAACCTGCCGATCGCGGTGTGGATGATGCGGTCCTTCCTGGCCGAGGTGCCGGTGGAGATCCTGGAGGCCGCCTCGATCGACGGGGCGGGGCTGCCCACCACGCTGGTGCGGATCGTGGCGCCGGTCGCCCTGCCGGGCATCGCCGCGACCGCGCTTATCTCCTTCATCTTCAGCTGGAACGAGCTGCTGTTCGCGCGGGTGCTGACCGGCATCGTGGCCGGCACCTCCCCGGTGTTCCTGACCGGGCTGGTGACCAGCCAGGGGCTGTTCCTGGCGAAGGTGTGCGCGGCGGCCACCGTGGTGTCGCTGCCGGTGCTGGTCGCCGGGTTCGCCGCCCAGGACAAGCTGGTGCAGGGTCTGTCGCTGGGCGCGGTGAAGTGA
- a CDS encoding NUDIX domain-containing protein — protein MAGKRSAGLLLHRSGADGGTEVLLAHMGGPLWARRDAGAWSVPKGEYAPPEEPLAAARREFAEELGMPPPDGRYVPLGDVRQSGGKVVTVWAVAGDLDPDRIEPGTFELEWPRGSGVIRSFPEIDRVAWCTPEQARARLVTAQREFLDRLARALAAGRADAG, from the coding sequence ATGGCCGGGAAGCGGAGCGCCGGACTGCTGCTGCACCGCAGCGGCGCCGACGGCGGCACCGAGGTGCTGCTGGCGCACATGGGCGGCCCGCTGTGGGCGCGCCGGGACGCCGGCGCCTGGTCGGTGCCCAAGGGCGAGTACGCACCGCCGGAGGAGCCGCTGGCCGCGGCCCGCCGGGAGTTCGCCGAGGAACTGGGCATGCCGCCGCCGGACGGGCGGTACGTACCCCTGGGGGACGTCCGCCAGTCCGGCGGCAAGGTGGTGACCGTCTGGGCGGTCGCGGGCGACCTGGACCCGGACCGGATCGAGCCGGGCACGTTCGAGCTGGAGTGGCCGCGCGGCTCGGGGGTGATCCGCAGCTTCCCGGAGATCGACCGGGTCGCGTGGTGCACCCCGGAGCAGGCGCGCGCCCGGCTCGTCACGGCCCAGCGGGAATTCCTGGACCGGCTGGCACGGGCGCTCGCCGCCGGGCGCGCCGACGCCGGCTGA
- a CDS encoding histone deacetylase: protein MTAPRVPEPSDAAGNASRPGPVAHVWYAAYGSNTHPERLHCYLAGGRPPGGRRDVPGCRDPRRPRRSAPVLLRGRLYFATESAVWTGGRAFYDPEADGELPAHAYLLTVSQFSDIAAQEMYREPDRDLDLTRVLARGRDRLGPGRYETLVCAGLLDGHPVLTFTAPWRSTEVPPNPPAAAYLRHIAAGIGTAHGWPPHRTAAYLATCPGVHPRWSAPQIAALLTADPAGPAPAAPPAPSRLAD from the coding sequence GTGACCGCGCCCCGTGTCCCGGAACCCTCCGACGCCGCCGGGAACGCCTCCCGCCCGGGCCCGGTCGCCCACGTCTGGTACGCCGCGTACGGCTCCAACACCCACCCGGAACGGCTCCACTGCTACCTCGCCGGGGGCCGCCCGCCGGGCGGGCGGCGGGATGTCCCGGGGTGCCGCGATCCCCGCCGGCCGCGGCGCAGCGCGCCGGTGCTGCTGCGCGGGCGGCTGTACTTCGCCACCGAGTCCGCGGTGTGGACCGGCGGCCGGGCCTTCTACGACCCCGAGGCGGACGGCGAACTCCCCGCCCATGCCTATCTTCTGACGGTTTCTCAGTTCTCCGACATCGCGGCGCAGGAGATGTACCGGGAGCCGGACCGGGACCTGGACCTGACGCGGGTCCTGGCCCGCGGGCGCGACCGGCTGGGCCCCGGCCGCTACGAGACGCTGGTCTGCGCCGGTCTCCTCGACGGCCACCCGGTGCTGACCTTCACGGCCCCCTGGCGCAGCACCGAGGTCCCGCCCAACCCGCCCGCCGCCGCCTATCTGCGCCATATCGCGGCGGGCATCGGCACCGCGCACGGCTGGCCCCCGCACCGGACCGCGGCATATCTCGCCACGTGCCCGGGGGTGCACCCTCGGTGGTCGGCACCGCAGATCGCGGCCCTGCTGACCGCGGACCCGGCCGGGCCCGCCCCGGCCGCCCCGCCCGCGCCGTCCCGACTTGCGGACTGA
- a CDS encoding NUDIX hydrolase, with protein MAIPDFIRDLRADIGTKLLWLPGVSAVVLDDAGRVLLSKRVDTGDWSVIGGIPEPGEQPAETAVREVYEETAVRVVPEGVVLVEAMSPTRYPNGDMCQFLDVTLRCRAVGGEARVNDDESLEVGWFAMDALPELDDYALVRIEKALDAGPTWFHGMAEAEAES; from the coding sequence ATGGCAATCCCCGATTTCATCCGTGACCTCCGGGCCGACATCGGCACCAAGTTGCTGTGGCTGCCGGGGGTGAGCGCGGTCGTCCTCGACGACGCCGGCCGGGTGCTGCTGAGCAAGCGGGTGGACACCGGCGACTGGTCGGTGATCGGCGGTATCCCGGAGCCCGGGGAGCAGCCCGCCGAGACCGCGGTCCGCGAGGTCTACGAGGAGACCGCGGTGCGGGTCGTCCCCGAGGGCGTGGTCCTCGTCGAGGCCATGTCGCCGACCCGGTACCCCAACGGCGACATGTGCCAGTTCCTCGACGTGACGCTGCGCTGCCGGGCTGTCGGCGGCGAGGCGCGGGTCAACGACGACGAGTCGTTGGAGGTCGGCTGGTTCGCGATGGACGCCCTGCCGGAGCTGGACGACTACGCGCTGGTGCGGATCGAGAAGGCGCTGGACGCCGGGCCGACGTGGTTCCACGGCATGGCCGAGGCGGAGGCGGAGTCGTAG
- a CDS encoding CBS domain-containing protein, producing the protein MAGKLRARDIMTGGVQCVGAHQSLQDAAKMMRDLKVGALPICGDNNRLTGMITDRDIVIKCCAEGIDPSTVQAGSLQSKIHWIDAEADAGDVLRAMEQHRIKRLPVIDTKGGHQLVGMITEANLAKNLTEAQVAEFAARVYATA; encoded by the coding sequence ATGGCCGGCAAGCTGCGAGCCCGGGACATCATGACCGGCGGCGTGCAATGCGTCGGCGCGCACCAGTCGTTGCAGGACGCGGCGAAGATGATGCGCGACCTGAAGGTCGGCGCGCTGCCCATCTGCGGCGACAACAACAGGCTGACGGGGATGATCACCGACCGTGACATCGTCATCAAGTGCTGCGCCGAGGGCATCGACCCGTCCACGGTGCAGGCCGGTTCCCTGCAGAGCAAGATCCACTGGATCGACGCCGAGGCGGACGCCGGCGACGTCCTGCGCGCCATGGAACAGCACCGGATCAAGCGCCTCCCGGTGATCGACACCAAGGGCGGTCACCAACTGGTGGGCATGATCACCGAGGCCAACCTGGCCAAGAACCTCACCGAGGCGCAGGTCGCCGAATTCGCCGCCCGCGTCTACGCGACCGCCTGA